In Chryseobacterium shigense, the following proteins share a genomic window:
- the aroB gene encoding 3-dehydroquinate synthase — MITILNDDFSQLNNFLHEKTFSKIFILVDENTHEYCLPVLLGNMETDLGFEILEIEAGEEMKNIQTANQLWEILTEMQADRKALVINLGGGVITDMGGFVASTYKRGIQFINIPTTLLSMCDASIGGKTGIDLMHYKNMVGTFAFPEQIFIYPKFLETLPFKELRSGFAEMLKHGLIADKAHWESLIQIHKLDVEAVVPHIQTSMDIKQDVVEKDFHEKNIRKTLNFGHTIGHSIESLYLSQGNPILHGEAVAMGMICEVHLACLENLITEEDAITIIENIQRYYPYLDISDFTDENITALLLNDKKNTDSKINFSLLSGLGSCTYDYQCSQKNILKSLDFYRRLNNA, encoded by the coding sequence ATGATAACAATATTAAACGATGATTTTTCTCAATTAAATAACTTCCTTCACGAAAAAACTTTCAGTAAGATCTTTATTTTGGTTGATGAAAATACCCATGAATATTGTCTTCCTGTTCTCCTGGGCAATATGGAAACAGACTTAGGCTTTGAAATTTTAGAGATTGAGGCCGGCGAGGAAATGAAGAATATCCAGACTGCCAACCAGCTTTGGGAGATTCTTACCGAGATGCAGGCAGACAGAAAAGCACTTGTCATCAATCTTGGAGGAGGTGTAATTACGGATATGGGCGGTTTTGTGGCATCTACCTATAAAAGAGGAATTCAGTTCATCAATATCCCCACTACCCTTTTATCTATGTGTGACGCTTCCATAGGAGGAAAAACCGGCATAGATCTTATGCATTATAAGAATATGGTGGGAACCTTTGCATTCCCGGAACAGATCTTTATTTATCCGAAGTTTCTGGAAACACTTCCGTTTAAAGAATTACGAAGCGGTTTTGCAGAAATGCTGAAACATGGTCTTATTGCTGATAAAGCCCACTGGGAAAGCCTTATTCAGATTCATAAACTTGATGTAGAAGCGGTAGTTCCCCATATCCAGACTTCAATGGATATCAAACAGGATGTGGTGGAAAAGGATTTTCATGAAAAAAACATCAGAAAAACCCTGAATTTCGGACATACCATCGGACATTCCATAGAAAGCCTTTACCTTAGCCAGGGAAATCCTATCCTTCATGGAGAAGCTGTTGCCATGGGAATGATCTGTGAAGTACATCTGGCATGTCTTGAAAATCTGATTACTGAAGAGGATGCTATTACTATCATTGAAAACATTCAAAGATATTATCCTTACCTTGATATAAGTGATTTTACCGACGAAAACATTACCGCACTTCTGTTGAATGACAAAAAGAATACAGACAGTAAAATCAATTTCTCACTCCTTTCGGGACTAGGCTCGTGTACTTATGATTACCAGTGCAGCCAGAAAAACATTCTGAAATCATTAGATTTTTACAGAAGACTGAATAATGCATAA
- a CDS encoding pseudouridine synthase has translation MSRDNNNSERPKRPRISTRKSSDDSRASRSGNSSGSKPFKKSFPKAGERNSDHKGSNSKFESKPFKRSGDSGDEDSKSESRAYITNSSEGREKKTFGKPKRGGKNFDTRDKYERGSLKYGRRPSGGDDRNEDKAKSFVQKRRLNKIDKDVHKDTIRLNKYIANSGICSRREADELITQGLVEVNGQVVTEMGYQVQKTDKVVFDGQGITPEKPVYVLLNKPKGYISTTKDDKARKTVMDLVANASPYRLFPVGRLDRSTTGVILLTNDGHMTKKLTHPSFDAKKIYHVTLDKKLTHEDMKLIAEGIRLDEGVAVVDQISFIEGKPKNEIGIEIHIGWNRVIRRIFQRLGYEVEALDRVMFAGLTKKNIKRGHWRILSELEVNNLKML, from the coding sequence ATGAGCAGAGATAACAATAATTCAGAAAGACCAAAAAGACCAAGAATTTCAACAAGAAAAAGTTCTGATGATTCTCGTGCTTCTAGATCCGGAAATTCTTCAGGATCAAAACCTTTTAAAAAATCTTTTCCAAAAGCCGGTGAAAGAAATTCAGACCACAAAGGAAGCAATTCAAAGTTTGAATCTAAACCTTTCAAAAGAAGCGGGGATAGCGGAGATGAAGATTCAAAATCTGAAAGCAGAGCCTATATCACCAACTCAAGTGAGGGGCGTGAGAAAAAAACTTTCGGTAAGCCAAAAAGAGGTGGAAAGAATTTTGATACCAGAGATAAATATGAAAGAGGAAGTCTGAAATACGGAAGAAGACCTTCCGGCGGAGATGACAGAAATGAAGATAAAGCAAAGTCTTTTGTACAGAAAAGGAGATTAAATAAAATTGATAAGGATGTTCATAAGGATACGATCCGTCTGAATAAATATATTGCCAACTCGGGAATCTGCAGCAGAAGAGAAGCTGATGAGCTTATTACGCAGGGGCTTGTAGAGGTAAACGGACAGGTGGTAACTGAAATGGGATATCAGGTTCAGAAAACAGATAAGGTTGTTTTTGACGGGCAGGGAATTACACCGGAAAAACCTGTATATGTACTTTTAAATAAACCAAAAGGATATATTTCTACCACCAAAGATGATAAAGCCAGAAAAACAGTAATGGACCTGGTTGCGAATGCATCACCTTACCGTTTATTCCCTGTAGGAAGGCTGGACCGTTCTACCACAGGAGTTATTCTTTTAACGAATGACGGGCATATGACGAAAAAGCTTACACACCCTTCTTTTGATGCCAAAAAAATCTATCACGTAACTTTGGATAAAAAACTTACCCATGAAGATATGAAACTGATTGCAGAAGGAATCCGTCTTGATGAAGGAGTAGCGGTAGTAGACCAGATTTCATTTATTGAAGGAAAACCGAAAAATGAAATCGGGATTGAAATTCATATCGGGTGGAACCGTGTGATCAGAAGAATTTTCCAAAGGCTTGGATATGAGGTGGAAGCTTTAGACAGAGTGATGTTTGCAGGTCTTACCAAAAAGAATATTAAGCGTGGGCACTGGAGAATCCTTTCAGAACTTGAAGTAAATAATCTTAAAATGCTTTAA
- the ytxJ gene encoding bacillithiol system redox-active protein YtxJ has translation MSFFDKIFGGKEDAPERKSFWKTLESVEDLNKAIENSYHHRIAIFKHSTQCFISKTVLKNFEREIDNLDHKVELYYLDLLKYRLISNKISEDLGIRHESPQLIVIEDGKAINSASHEDISTNQLT, from the coding sequence ATGAGTTTTTTTGACAAAATATTCGGAGGAAAAGAAGACGCCCCTGAACGTAAATCTTTCTGGAAAACACTTGAATCTGTGGAGGATCTCAATAAAGCGATTGAAAATTCCTATCACCATAGAATTGCTATTTTCAAACATTCAACACAATGTTTCATCAGCAAAACTGTATTGAAAAATTTTGAGAGAGAGATAGATAATTTAGATCATAAAGTGGAGTTATATTACTTAGATTTGCTAAAATATAGACTGATTTCCAATAAAATATCTGAAGACCTTGGAATCAGGCATGAAAGCCCGCAGTTAATTGTAATAGAAGATGGAAAGGCTATTAACAGTGCATCACATGAAGATATATCCACAAATCAGCTCACATAA
- a CDS encoding porin family protein encodes MKKLILGLALAGSLLVNAQEKTKASSPVTFGVKAGLNASTLSKADEYDNDQRIKPGFNAGIFVNIPVAEKFSVQPELLFNQVGSKTEERDEFYINSDRYRREVDYKKTLNYLSVPVMVQYNILPQLYVEAGPEFGFLLGGKNKGDITMTRNSGNTTVTETSNFSDKIVKDLYNTFNFGIGIGAGYYFTQNFGVTARFTAGITDIYKHNSGDAIRNNVFQVGVAYKFK; translated from the coding sequence ATGAAAAAATTAATTCTAGGATTAGCATTGGCAGGAAGCCTTTTGGTAAATGCACAGGAAAAAACCAAAGCTTCTTCCCCTGTTACATTTGGAGTAAAAGCAGGCCTTAACGCCTCTACCCTTAGTAAAGCAGATGAATATGACAATGATCAAAGGATAAAGCCAGGTTTTAACGCAGGAATATTTGTTAATATTCCGGTAGCAGAAAAATTCAGTGTTCAGCCTGAGCTTCTTTTTAACCAGGTAGGTTCAAAAACAGAAGAAAGAGATGAATTCTATATTAATTCAGACAGATACAGAAGAGAAGTTGATTATAAAAAGACACTGAACTATCTTTCTGTGCCTGTAATGGTACAGTACAATATTCTTCCCCAGCTTTATGTAGAAGCCGGGCCGGAGTTCGGATTCCTTTTGGGAGGTAAGAATAAAGGAGATATTACCATGACCAGAAATTCAGGAAATACTACTGTTACAGAAACATCAAATTTCTCAGACAAGATTGTTAAAGATCTGTATAATACGTTCAACTTTGGAATCGGGATTGGAGCAGGCTATTATTTTACTCAGAATTTCGGAGTAACGGCAAGATTTACAGCCGGTATAACAGATATCTACAAGCATAATAGCGGAGATGCCATCAGGAACAATGTTTTTCAGGTGGGTGTAGCATACAAATTCAAATAA
- a CDS encoding porin family protein, which produces MKKLILGLAVTASSLAFAQQAKSSSNPVTFGVKGGMNVSSLSKDEGLDDQKSKIGFNAGAFANIPIASSFSVQPEVLYSQYGEKSEYRLGNTNYSASTKLDYITVPVMLQYNLIPELYLEAGPEFGFMVSAKNKFKNESTGNSTTSDNYKDNLNTFNFGIGLGAGYYFTPNLGITARYVAGVTDIFKDNSGDAVRNNTFQVGLAYKFK; this is translated from the coding sequence ATGAAAAAGTTAATTTTAGGATTAGCAGTAACTGCAAGTTCATTAGCATTCGCTCAGCAAGCAAAATCTTCTTCTAACCCGGTAACATTTGGTGTAAAAGGTGGAATGAACGTATCTTCTCTTTCCAAAGACGAAGGTTTAGATGATCAAAAATCTAAAATCGGTTTCAACGCAGGTGCATTTGCAAACATTCCAATTGCAAGTTCATTCAGTGTTCAGCCAGAGGTATTATATTCTCAGTATGGAGAAAAATCAGAATACAGATTAGGAAATACTAATTATTCTGCATCTACGAAATTAGATTATATTACAGTACCTGTAATGTTACAATATAACTTGATTCCTGAGCTTTATTTAGAAGCTGGACCAGAATTCGGATTCATGGTAAGCGCTAAAAACAAATTCAAGAATGAATCTACAGGAAACTCAACTACAAGTGATAATTATAAGGATAACTTGAACACTTTTAACTTTGGTATCGGTCTTGGTGCAGGATATTATTTCACTCCTAACTTAGGTATTACTGCCAGATATGTAGCTGGAGTAACTGATATCTTTAAAGATAATTCTGGTGATGCAGTTAGAAACAATACATTCCAGGTTGGTTTAGCTTATAAATTCAAATAA
- a CDS encoding PLP-dependent aminotransferase family protein, protein MSKEFIYTEIADGIASQIRNGVLKAGDRLPSVRMMCQEHQVSMNTAKRVFLELESQSLIESKPQSGYFVSRLMSVKLPLPEVSRPSLIANNDEPDELISKVYENMGKKGLTFFSIGIPSGDLLPQAKLKKEIINATRELKDGGTAYEELQGNLKLRRMIAVRSLQWGGNLSENDLVTTNGGMNALSFCLMALGKPGDTIAIESPCYPGILQLANGLGLNVLELPTHPTTGIEIEALKKVIPQIDLCLLIPNFNSPLGSCMPDENKKEIVKILSENNIPLIEDDVYGDLYFGASRPKCCKSFDKDGNVLYCSSISKTLAPGYRVGWIAPGKYKDKIMKLKLLHSTSSISIVNEAVANFLKSGRYEKHLQQMRRALQNNYQNYVQTIAEYFPEGTKTSRPQGGLSLWVEFDKNIRTTELYDLAIKQNISIAPGRMFTLQNQFENCMRLCIGLPWTEETRLCLQQVGNLAKKI, encoded by the coding sequence ATGAGTAAAGAATTTATATATACAGAAATTGCTGACGGAATTGCTTCCCAGATCAGAAACGGAGTATTAAAAGCAGGAGACAGACTTCCTTCCGTAAGAATGATGTGCCAGGAACATCAGGTAAGCATGAATACGGCGAAACGGGTTTTTCTGGAACTTGAATCCCAGTCTTTAATTGAATCCAAGCCGCAGTCAGGTTATTTTGTCAGCAGGCTGATGTCTGTAAAGCTTCCTCTTCCGGAAGTAAGCAGGCCTTCCCTGATTGCCAATAACGATGAACCGGACGAGCTGATCAGTAAGGTTTATGAAAACATGGGAAAGAAAGGGCTTACTTTTTTTTCTATCGGAATTCCTTCGGGAGATCTTCTGCCGCAGGCTAAATTAAAGAAAGAAATCATCAATGCAACCCGTGAATTAAAAGATGGCGGAACAGCATATGAAGAACTTCAGGGAAACTTGAAATTACGAAGAATGATTGCCGTACGTTCACTGCAATGGGGAGGGAATCTCAGTGAAAATGATCTGGTTACTACAAATGGCGGTATGAATGCCCTCTCCTTCTGTCTAATGGCTTTAGGAAAACCCGGTGATACAATTGCCATTGAAAGTCCGTGTTATCCGGGTATTTTACAACTGGCAAATGGCTTGGGCTTAAATGTCCTTGAACTTCCCACTCACCCAACCACAGGTATTGAGATTGAAGCTTTGAAAAAAGTAATACCGCAAATTGATCTTTGCCTGCTGATTCCAAATTTCAATTCACCGCTGGGAAGCTGTATGCCGGATGAAAATAAAAAAGAGATCGTAAAAATTCTTTCTGAAAATAATATTCCCCTGATTGAAGATGATGTTTACGGTGACCTTTATTTTGGGGCAAGCCGTCCGAAATGCTGCAAATCTTTTGATAAGGACGGAAATGTACTGTACTGCAGCTCAATTTCAAAGACACTGGCTCCGGGATACCGTGTGGGGTGGATTGCTCCGGGAAAGTATAAGGACAAAATCATGAAGCTTAAGCTGCTCCATTCCACTTCATCTATTTCTATTGTAAATGAGGCTGTAGCCAATTTTCTCAAATCAGGAAGATATGAGAAGCATCTTCAGCAAATGAGGAGGGCACTTCAGAATAATTATCAGAATTATGTGCAGACCATTGCAGAATATTTCCCTGAAGGCACAAAAACAAGCCGGCCGCAGGGAGGCCTTTCCCTTTGGGTAGAGTTTGATAAGAATATCCGCACCACTGAGCTGTATGATCTTGCCATTAAACAGAACATCAGTATTGCTCCCGGCAGGATGTTTACCCTTCAGAATCAGTTTGAAAACTGCATGCGCCTATGTATTGGACTGCCGTGGACGGAAGAAACCAGGTTATGCCTGCAACAGGTAGGGAATCTTGCAAAAAAAATATGA
- a CDS encoding DUF1569 domain-containing protein: MVKKSLHNPVYFEEIIHRISLLTENTPQRWGRMNASRMLTHCDLVLKVALGKIELPEINIFFETIGAVTKVEMQIFNNGIPRNMPTFRKLIVNFECDFNASRTNLLNTLKDFRTASENKALPDRHRLFGKMTEKDWGFLEYKHLDHHLKQFNV, translated from the coding sequence GTGGTAAAGAAAAGTCTGCACAATCCGGTTTATTTTGAGGAAATTATTCACCGGATTTCCTTACTTACTGAAAATACTCCACAAAGATGGGGAAGAATGAATGCTTCCCGGATGCTAACCCATTGTGATCTTGTTCTTAAAGTGGCCTTAGGAAAAATTGAACTTCCTGAGATTAATATCTTTTTTGAAACAATAGGAGCAGTCACCAAAGTGGAAATGCAGATCTTTAACAACGGAATTCCCCGAAACATGCCTACTTTTCGAAAACTAATCGTTAATTTTGAATGTGATTTTAATGCATCAAGAACCAATCTGCTGAATACCCTGAAAGACTTCCGGACCGCATCTGAAAATAAAGCGCTTCCGGACCGTCACAGATTATTCGGGAAAATGACTGAAAAAGACTGGGGATTTTTAGAATACAAGCATCTTGATCACCATTTAAAACAATTTAATGTATGA
- a CDS encoding DMT family transporter — protein sequence MMTDKISKDENISGWINGFIGVVLFSGGLPATKLAVMEMSPIFVTIVRAAIAGILAFMVLWIGKEKRPVKQQLIPLLLVSLGCVVGFPLLSALALQYLTSAHSIVFLGMLPLATAIFGVFRGGEKPHPVFWLFSIVGSLLVIGYAVSQGISASPIGDMLMLLAVILCGMGYAEGAKLSKTLGGWQVISWALVLALPVMIPLFFIYFPDHIETVSFKGWFGMAYISLFSMFIGFIFWYKGLAQGGIATVGQLQLLQPFFGLGLAAYFLHEKVSIGMLAVTVGVILCVAGTKKFAK from the coding sequence ATGATGACTGACAAAATATCCAAAGATGAAAATATAAGCGGATGGATCAACGGGTTTATAGGAGTAGTATTATTCAGTGGCGGACTGCCTGCCACCAAATTAGCGGTGATGGAAATGAGCCCGATTTTTGTAACAATAGTACGTGCTGCCATTGCAGGGATACTGGCTTTTATGGTTTTGTGGATAGGTAAAGAAAAACGGCCTGTAAAACAACAGCTCATACCATTGCTTTTGGTATCGCTCGGCTGTGTGGTTGGGTTTCCGCTTCTTTCTGCATTGGCTCTTCAATATCTTACTTCTGCACATTCTATTGTATTTTTAGGAATGCTGCCTTTGGCAACTGCCATATTTGGAGTGTTCCGGGGTGGAGAAAAGCCTCATCCGGTATTCTGGCTCTTTTCTATTGTGGGAAGCCTTTTAGTAATAGGATATGCGGTTTCACAAGGGATTTCTGCTTCGCCAATTGGCGATATGCTAATGCTTCTGGCGGTTATTCTATGTGGAATGGGATATGCTGAAGGTGCAAAACTGTCAAAAACATTAGGCGGCTGGCAGGTGATTTCCTGGGCCCTGGTATTGGCATTGCCGGTTATGATCCCTTTATTTTTTATTTACTTTCCCGACCATATTGAGACTGTAAGCTTTAAAGGGTGGTTTGGAATGGCTTATATTTCCCTTTTCAGCATGTTTATCGGTTTTATATTCTGGTACAAAGGCCTGGCGCAAGGCGGTATTGCTACAGTGGGGCAACTACAGTTATTACAGCCTTTTTTCGGACTTGGACTGGCAGCTTATTTCCTTCATGAGAAGGTAAGTATAGGAATGCTGGCTGTTACTGTAGGAGTTATTTTATGTGTTGCCGGGACTAAAAAATTTGCAAAATAA
- a CDS encoding Crp/Fnr family transcriptional regulator, giving the protein MKNINTYLAKVLNVPIEKVNMCSLHYEVKKIPKNQFLLQYGEICRHIFFVEKGLLKMYSIDKNGKEHIIQFAPESWLISDRSSLYFNEKSIYYIEAVEDTEVLFLHPDFFNKLVEQFPNSIERSDFLLQKHIRSLQNRINSLLGETAEERYMKFIKMYPDLLLRVPQWMIASYLGITPESLSRVRKELARKNFVPDR; this is encoded by the coding sequence ATGAAGAATATAAACACTTATCTGGCTAAAGTACTCAATGTTCCTATAGAAAAAGTGAACATGTGCAGTTTACACTATGAAGTAAAGAAAATACCTAAAAACCAGTTTCTTTTACAGTATGGTGAGATCTGCAGGCATATATTCTTTGTGGAAAAAGGGCTGCTGAAAATGTATTCCATCGACAAGAACGGGAAAGAGCATATCATACAGTTTGCTCCGGAAAGCTGGCTGATTTCCGACCGAAGCAGTCTTTATTTTAACGAAAAATCAATCTACTACATAGAAGCGGTCGAAGACACGGAAGTTCTGTTTCTTCACCCCGATTTCTTCAACAAACTTGTAGAACAGTTCCCGAACAGTATTGAAAGAAGTGATTTCCTTTTACAGAAGCACATCAGAAGCCTTCAGAACAGGATCAATTCTTTACTGGGCGAAACTGCAGAAGAAAGATATATGAAATTTATTAAAATGTATCCTGATTTACTTTTAAGAGTTCCGCAGTGGATGATTGCTTCTTATCTTGGAATCACCCCGGAAAGTCTGAGCAGGGTAAGAAAAGAACTGGCAAGGAAAAACTTCGTTCCGGACAGATAA
- the pncA gene encoding bifunctional nicotinamidase/pyrazinamidase, whose translation MKKALIIVDVQNDFCEGGALAVPEANEIIPYINLLMEENEYDQIVLTQDWHPANHKSFASNNNRKVGESIILNGVPQFMWPDHCIQGTFGAEFHKDLNRDKVTHIVQKGKNTEIDSYSGFQDNNHFMKTGLDDFLKYHDIQLLEIVGVALDYCVKFTCLDAVANGYITCLHFNGTKAVNVKPDNGKDAIYDLIQNGVTILG comes from the coding sequence ATGAAAAAAGCGTTAATAATAGTAGATGTACAGAATGATTTTTGTGAAGGAGGTGCTCTGGCAGTTCCGGAAGCCAATGAAATTATTCCCTATATCAATCTTTTGATGGAAGAAAATGAATATGATCAGATTGTGCTCACCCAGGACTGGCATCCTGCCAACCATAAAAGTTTTGCCAGCAACAACAACAGAAAAGTAGGCGAAAGCATTATTCTGAACGGAGTTCCACAATTCATGTGGCCGGATCATTGTATCCAGGGAACTTTCGGGGCTGAATTCCATAAGGACCTGAACAGGGATAAAGTAACCCACATTGTTCAAAAGGGGAAAAATACAGAAATTGACAGCTACAGCGGATTTCAGGACAATAACCACTTTATGAAAACAGGATTGGATGATTTTTTAAAATATCATGACATCCAGCTGCTCGAAATTGTAGGTGTAGCTTTAGATTATTGTGTAAAATTCACCTGTCTGGATGCAGTAGCAAACGGGTACATCACATGTCTCCATTTCAACGGAACAAAAGCTGTGAATGTAAAACCGGACAATGGCAAAGACGCTATTTATGACCTGATCCAGAATGGAGTTACAATTCTTGGATAA
- a CDS encoding YfiT family bacillithiol transferase produces the protein MSNLEQKRFPIGEYQQPENICDIKLDEYIKVIKNFPEKLKNLIENLSDDQLDTPYREGGWTVRQLVNHIADSHINSFIRLKLALTEDNPTIRPYDEAKWAELQDSVSMPIKPAMRMIKGTHQRWAVLLKSLTNKQFERTFHHPEQNQDYDLRNYLALYVWHCNHHFAHIENLKKEKGW, from the coding sequence ATGAGCAACTTAGAACAGAAAAGATTTCCTATAGGTGAATATCAGCAACCTGAAAACATCTGCGACATCAAACTTGATGAATATATTAAAGTCATCAAAAATTTCCCTGAAAAGCTTAAAAACCTGATAGAAAACCTTTCTGACGATCAGCTGGATACTCCTTACAGAGAAGGAGGATGGACAGTTCGCCAGCTTGTAAATCATATTGCTGACAGCCATATTAACAGTTTTATCCGTCTTAAACTGGCATTAACGGAGGATAATCCCACCATAAGACCTTATGATGAAGCGAAATGGGCCGAGCTTCAGGACAGCGTCAGTATGCCCATAAAACCTGCCATGAGAATGATAAAAGGAACTCATCAAAGATGGGCTGTTTTGCTGAAAAGCCTTACCAATAAACAGTTTGAAAGAACCTTTCATCATCCGGAACAAAATCAGGATTATGATCTGAGAAATTATCTTGCCCTGTATGTCTGGCATTGCAACCATCATTTTGCCCATATTGAAAATCTGAAGAAAGAAAAAGGGTGGTAA
- a CDS encoding Crp/Fnr family transcriptional regulator: protein MKTISCMNIGEDILYSYGGEIRQYKKGELIYREGDHALYYFQIVNGKVKLNNYDEEGKEFIHNIFGGKQSFGDSLLFLDKFYPTNAVCIGPSEIIRVPKEQFLKLIKTEPKFSLEMNACLSQRLYFKAIMLQSMASLNPASRLTGLLDYLKSYHDDSCGSCFQVELTRQQIANLVGLRVETVIRALKKMGKEGYITIENRKIIY from the coding sequence ATGAAAACAATAAGCTGCATGAATATAGGCGAAGATATTCTATATTCATACGGAGGGGAAATCAGACAATATAAAAAAGGGGAGCTTATATACAGGGAAGGGGATCATGCTCTGTATTATTTCCAGATTGTCAACGGAAAAGTAAAGCTCAATAATTATGACGAAGAAGGAAAAGAATTTATACATAACATTTTTGGAGGAAAACAGAGCTTTGGAGATTCATTGCTTTTTTTAGATAAATTTTATCCGACCAATGCAGTATGTATAGGCCCTTCAGAAATTATAAGGGTCCCAAAGGAACAGTTTCTGAAATTAATAAAGACAGAACCTAAGTTTTCTCTGGAAATGAACGCATGTCTTTCCCAAAGGCTCTATTTCAAGGCCATTATGCTTCAGAGTATGGCTTCCCTGAATCCTGCCTCAAGGCTTACAGGGCTGCTGGATTATCTTAAGAGCTATCATGACGACAGCTGCGGGAGCTGCTTCCAGGTAGAACTTACGAGACAGCAGATTGCCAACCTGGTTGGTTTGCGTGTAGAAACTGTTATCCGCGCTTTGAAAAAAATGGGAAAAGAAGGATACATCACCATAGAAAACAGGAAAATAATCTATTAA
- a CDS encoding DEAD/DEAH box helicase, translating into MSFESLGLSHNIIRSVKKLGYLKPFPIQEQAVPVILQGKDLMGIAQTGSGKTACFVMPILEKLQNSEVKKDRNVQVLILVPTRELAIQIDEVFRVFTENLKREIRTMAVYGGVSINPQMKGMFGVEVLIATPGRLLDLIDHNALSISGIQHLVIDEADKMFQLGFGEEMNKLFALMPVVKQTTLFSATLNDKVSEMKERLSINPVIIEIKKEEVEIDNIEQLAYHVATENKGPFLRYLIKEKKVEKALIFVSSTRSADNLVEKLKKNKIKAVAIHSQKSQGARRNNLEEFKVNGAQILVATDLIGRGIHIESLPCVINYELPRSPLDYIHRIGRTGRANEKGTAISILTDDELQHFRVIQKKMGRKVTLQRTEGIDLHGY; encoded by the coding sequence ATGTCATTTGAATCTTTAGGATTATCACACAATATTATTCGTTCCGTCAAAAAATTGGGCTATCTGAAACCATTTCCGATTCAGGAGCAGGCTGTTCCGGTTATTTTGCAGGGCAAAGACCTGATGGGAATTGCACAGACAGGTTCCGGAAAAACCGCATGTTTTGTGATGCCAATTTTAGAAAAGCTGCAAAATTCAGAAGTTAAAAAAGACCGGAATGTTCAGGTTTTGATATTGGTTCCTACCCGTGAATTAGCCATTCAGATTGATGAAGTTTTCAGAGTTTTCACAGAAAATCTAAAGCGTGAGATCCGTACAATGGCTGTTTATGGCGGTGTTTCCATTAATCCGCAGATGAAAGGCATGTTTGGAGTGGAAGTTCTTATTGCAACGCCGGGCCGTTTATTAGATCTTATTGATCATAATGCATTAAGTATTTCAGGAATTCAGCATTTGGTGATTGATGAAGCGGATAAAATGTTTCAGCTGGGGTTTGGTGAGGAAATGAACAAGCTTTTCGCTTTGATGCCTGTAGTAAAACAGACAACTTTATTTTCAGCGACTTTAAATGATAAGGTTTCTGAAATGAAAGAGCGTTTATCCATCAATCCTGTCATCATTGAAATTAAAAAAGAAGAAGTTGAGATTGACAATATTGAACAACTGGCCTATCATGTTGCTACGGAAAATAAAGGCCCTTTTTTGCGGTATTTAATTAAAGAAAAGAAAGTTGAAAAAGCTTTGATATTTGTTTCCTCTACAAGATCAGCCGATAATCTGGTGGAAAAGCTTAAAAAGAATAAAATTAAAGCAGTAGCCATCCACAGCCAGAAATCACAGGGAGCCCGCAGAAATAATTTGGAGGAATTTAAAGTAAACGGAGCCCAGATTTTAGTAGCTACGGATCTCATTGGCCGTGGTATACATATTGAATCTTTACCTTGCGTAATTAATTATGAGCTTCCACGCTCACCTTTAGATTATATTCACCGGATTGGAAGAACAGGCCGTGCCAACGAAAAAGGAACCGCCATCAGCATTCTGACAGATGATGAACTGCAGCATTTCAGGGTGATTCAAAAGAAAATGGGAAGAAAAGTAACCCTGCAGAGAACAGAAGGTATTGATTTACACGGTTATTAA